A stretch of Dysidea avara chromosome 5, odDysAvar1.4, whole genome shotgun sequence DNA encodes these proteins:
- the LOC136255127 gene encoding NLR family CARD domain-containing protein 3-like, with amino-acid sequence MNDSLSTILLRNCHITAEVGKALSQHLVKNKALNFVSVKKWKISDFQASICFINALKMCNTLVFLQLNNTQLSDGATNNLADVIKGNPCLEQLHLYNNNLKSSAAVILQALKGISNLKKLDLGSNDLSSKVVDDLAGVIKSNACLEELHLFNTNLQSSVVVILQALKENLNLKKLNVGGNDISGKVADDLADVIKNNIYLEELHLFDSNLGSSTIVILKALKCISNLTKLDLGGNNLSSEVVVDLADVIRFNVSLEELHLFNNNLQTSAVVILQALKGLPNLRRLDLANNNLSEKVVDDLADVIRFNASLEELHLFNNNLQTSAVVILRAAKGVLNLRKLDVRSNNIPNKVMDDLAGVAINDV; translated from the coding sequence ATGAATGATTCTTTGTCCACAATATTGTTGAGGAATTGTCATATAACAGCTGAGGTTGGAAAAGCTTTATCACAACACTTAGTGAAGAACAAAGCGCTGAATTTTGTTAGTGTAAAGAAATGGAAAATATCAGATTTTCAAGCTTCAATATGTTTTATAAATGCTTTGAAAATGTGCAACACATTGGTATTTCTTCAGTTAAACAATACTCAATTATCAGATGGTGCGACAAATAATTTAGCCGACGTAATCAAAGGTAATCCCTGTCTAGAACAACTCcatttatataataataatttaaagtCATCTGCAGCAGTAATTTTGCAAGCTTTAAAAGGAATTTCAAATCTTAAAAAGTTAGATTTAGGTAGCAATGACCTGTCAAGTAAAGTTGTGGATGACTTAGCAGGCGTCATCAAAAGCAATGCTTGTCTAGAGGAACTCCATTTGTTCAACACCAATTTACAGTCATCTGTGGTTGTAATTTTACAAGCTCTAAAAGAAAATTTAAATCTTAAAAAGTTAAATGTAGGTGGCAAtgacatatcaggcaaagtggCAGATGATTTGGCAGATGTCATCAAAAACAATATTTATCTGGAAGAACTTCATCTGTTTGATAGTAATTTAGGGTCATCTACAATTGTAATTTTAAAAGCATTAAAATGCATTTCAAATCTCACAAAGTTAGACTTAGGTGGAAATAATCTGTCCAGTGAAGTTGTAGTTGATTTAGCAGATGTCATCAGATTCAATGTTTCTCTAGAAGAGCTTCATCTGTTTAATAATAATTTACAGACTTCTGCAGTTGTAATTTTACAAGCTTTAAAAGGATTGCCAAATcttagaaggttggacttagCTAACAATAATCTGTCAGAAAAAGTGGTAGATGATTTAGCAGATGTTATCAGATTCAATGCTTCCCTAGAAGAGCTTCATCTGTTTAATAATAATTTACAGACGTCTGCAGTTGTAATTTTGCGAGCTGCGAAAGGAGTTTTGAACCTTAGAAAATTAGATGTAAGAAGCAATAATATACCCAACAAAGTGATGGATGATTTGGCAGGTGTCGCAATAAATGATGTTTAA